CACGGGTCCACCGCACCAGATCGCCGGTGCGGTACATCCTGGTGCCGGGTGCGCCAAGCGGGTTGGCGACGAACCGGTCCGCAGTGAGATCCGGCCGCCGGTGATAGCCGTCGGCGAGCTGGGCGCCTGCCAGATACAGCTCGCCGGTGACGCCGGCGGGAACCGGCCGCAACCGGCTGTCGAGCACGAAGACCTGCGAATTCCATTCGGGTGTGCCGATCAGCACTGCGGTGTCCGTCGCGCTGACCTGCCGGTGGGTGATGCTCACCGCCGCTTCGGTCGGGCCGTAGAGATTGTGCACCTCGGCGGCGGCGACCGCGTGGAACGCACGGACTGTCTCCGGCGGCAACGCCTCACCGATGACCAAAACCGCACGCAGTGAAGCCAATGCGCGCGCAGGCGCGTGCGCGGCGAACACGGCGAGCAACGACGGTACGAAGTCGGTGATGCTGACCTGGTGCTCAAGGATCATTCGGGACAGGTACCGCGGATCACGGTGACCGTCCGGCGCGGCCAAGATCAGCCGCGCACCGGTCTGCAAGGGCAGGAAATATCCCCACAGCGACACGTCGAACGTCGCAGCGGTCTTCTGCAGGTACACGTCGGCAGCGTCCACACGGTACTCGGCCCGCATCCAGGCGAGCTGGTTGCCGAGGGCGGCGTGGCTGACTGCGACCCCCTTCGGCAGGCCGGTCGACCCGGAGGTGTAGATCACGTAGGCTGCGTGTTCGGGTCGCAGGGGGCACACCCGCTCGTCGTCGGCGATCGGCGCGGCCGACAGCGTCGACAGATCCAGGGTGTCGACCGTGGTGGCAGGCGCCAGGGTGAACTCGTCCGGCGTCGAGGTCAGCACACAGTGCGGTGCCGCCGAGTCGAGCACATGACGGAGGCGTTCATCGGGTTGATCCGGGTCGAGCGGCACGTATGTCCCGCCCGCTTTGGCGATCGCGTACATGGCGATGACTTGGTCGAGGGATCGGCGCATAGCCGAGACGACCAGCGCGTTCGGACCCACCCCCTGTCCGATCAACCACCGCGCCAAGCGATTTGCCCGCGCGTCGAGCTGCATATAGGTCAGGCATTCCTGGCCGAACACCACGGCGGGGGCATCCGGATCGAGCACCACCCGTTCCTCGAACGCCGACATCACACTCGCCCTGGCGACAATGGGGTGGTCGGTGTCGTTCCATTCGACGAGCACCCGGCTGCGTTCGACCTCGTCGAGCAACTCGATATCGCCGACCGCCAGGAGGGGATTCGCCACGACCGCGGACAAGATCCGCACCAGCCGATTCGCGAACTCCTGTGCGGTCGACGCGTCGAACAGATCTGTCGCGTAGGTGAGCACACCCCCGATCCCCGTGGGGGTGCCGTCGTCGGCGTAACCATCCGCGACAGTCAGATCCAGGTCGAACTGGGAGGTCGCGATGTCGACCGCCATACCCGCGACTGTCAAGCCGGGTAGTTCGAGCTCGGTGCGCGCCATGTTCTGAAATGCCAGTCCCACCTGGAACAGTGGGTGCCGGGCCGTGGACCGGGGCGGATCGAGAATCTCGACCAGCCGCTCGAACGGTATGTCCGCGTTGGCGTATGCCTGCACGTCGGTGTCCCGCTGCCGCGCCAGCAGCGCGGTGAACGGCTCGCTCTCGTCGATTCGGGAGCGCAGCACCAGGGTGTTGACGAACATCCCGATCAGATCGTCCAACGCCCGGTCCGCACGACCAGCGACCGGCACCCCGATGACGATGTCGCCGGTGCATGACATCCGTGCCAGCAGCACGGCGAACGCCGAGTGCAGCACCATGAACAAGGTGGCACCGTGTTGCCGGGCAAGGCTGATCAGCGCCTGGTGGGTATCGGCGTCGATCTGCCAGTGGACGGTGTCCGCGGCCAGCGACTGCACCGCGGGGCGAGGCCGGTCCGATGGGAGGTCCAGCTGGCCAGGCAGGTCGGCAAGTGCCGCACGCCAATACGATATCTGCTGGGCCGCCAGCGAATCCGCATCGTTCTCCGAGCCGACCGCGGCGCGCTGCCACAGCGCGTAATCGGCGTACTGCACCGGCAGCGGGGACCAATCGGGCGCTTCGCCCGCGGCCCCTCGTGCGGTATACGCGCGCATCACGTCTCGGGTCAGCGGGCGCACCGAGGACCCGTCGGCGGCGATGTGATGCACCACCAGCGCCAGCACATGCTCGCGCGGGCCGAGTTCGAACAAGCCGACCCGCACCGGTACCGTCGATGTCACATCGAAGGGCGTGGTTGCCAGCGTGTACAGGCGGTCGGCGAGTTCGTCCGCAGGCACCGTCGTCACGGCGGTGTCGGGCATGGCATGTTCGATCGGCAAGATCTCCTGCACCGGGCCGTCCTCCGTTGTCGGATAGACGGTGCGCAATACCTCGTGTCGTAAGATGACATCGACGACGGCCGATCGCAGCGCCGACACATCGAGCTGTCCGGACAACCGGACCGCGATCGGAATGTGGTAGGCCGCGGAACGCGGATCGAAGCGATTGAGAAACCACATCCGTTGCTGTGCGAGGGATAGTGGAATCCGCTTCGGGCGAGGCCGCGCCGTCAAGGCCGGTCGTCCACCGGCGCCTGCGAGCCGGGCGACGCGCGCGGCCAGCTCCGCGACGGTCGGCGCCTCGAACAGCGTCCGCACCGGCACCTGGGTGTCAAGGGCGACGCCGAGCCGCGCGGCGACCTGGGTTGCGACCAGCGAATTGCCGCCGATCGCGAAGAAGTCGTCGTCCAGCCCGACCCGGTGCACGCCGAGCACCTCGGCAAAGGAGTGCGCCACCAGCTCCTCGATGGGAGAGGACGGTGCCCGAAACTCATGAGCCTGGAATACCGGTTCCGGCAGTGCTTTCCGGTCCACCTTTCCATTCGTGTTCATCGGGATTTCGTCGAGAACCACGAATACTGAAGGCACCATGTACGACGGCAGCACCACCGCGATCGTCGTGCGCAGCGCCTCGATGTCCAGCTCGCGGCCGGCGGGGACGACATAGCCGACGAGTCGATCTCCGAGCAGCGGATCGTTGTGCGGGACAACCACCGCCCGCGACACCGATGGGTGCGTGGCGAGTGCTGCCTCGATCTCACCCGGCTCGATGCGGAAGCCGCGCAACTTGATCTGGAAGTCGTTGCGGCCCAGATATTCCAGCTCGCCACTCGCACGCTGGGTCACCAGGTCGCCGGTGCGGTACATCCGGCCTCCGGCGGGGCCCATCGGGTTGGCGACGAACCGATCGGCGGTCAGCTCCGGGCGATGGTGGTAGCCACGCGCCAGTTGGGCGCCTGCCAGATACAACTCGCCCGGCACGCCGTGCGGCACCGGATGCAATCTCGAATCCAGCACCAGTGCCTGGGTGTTCCACACTGGCGTACCGATCGGCACCGATCCCGGCCGACTGTCGCTTACCGAGTATGCGGTGGCCGACACCGCGGCCTCGGTCGGCCCGTAGAGATTGAACAAGTGGGCGGAGTTGTTCTGGCGGAACCGGGTCGCGGTCGCCCGCGGCAACGCCTCTCCGATCGCGAGTACCCGCCGCAGCGGGTCGGGTAGTGTGCCGCCGCATGCGTCCAGCAGAGCGTCCAGCATCGCAGGCACCACGTGCAGGGTGGTGACGCCCTCGGTGCGGATCAGGTCGTTGAGGTATGCCGGCTCGCGGTGGCCGTCGGCCGATGCGAGCACCAGGGCACCACCCGATACCGGCCCGCACCAGTACTCCCACACCGACAGGTCGAAGGTCGCTGTCGTCTTCACCAACACCCGGTCATCGGGGGCCAGGCTGAATTCGGCGGTCTTCCACAACAGTTGGTTGGCAATCGCACCGTGTGTGATCGCGACGGCCTTCGGCCGCCCCGTCGAGCCGGACGTGAAGAGCACGTAGGCGGTGTTGCCCGGCCGAAGCGGTGCGAGCCGGTCGTCGTCGGTGACGCGCGCGGCCGAGTGCACCGATAGGTCGACGGCAGCCATGGCTGTCGCGGTCAGCTCGACGACCGGCCGAGCGGCGTCGAGGACCCACTGGAGTCGTTCCAATGGTTGGTCTGGGTCGAGCGGCAGATACGCGCCGCCCGCCTTGGCTACTGCATACATCGCCACGACCAGGTCGATGGAGCGGGGAATGGCCAACGCGACCACCGATTCGGGGCCGACGCCCAGCGAGATCAGATGGCGGGCCAGGCGATTCACCCGGGCATCGAGCTGAGCGTAAGACAACCGCACTGCGCCGCAGACGATCGCGAGCGCATCAGGGGCTGCCGCCACCTGCGTATCGAACAGCCCGACCAGGGTTTCGTCAGGTGTGCGGCGATCCGTGCCCATGGACAGGGACAGCAGCCGAACCTGCTCGGCGTCGTCGACGATCGAAATATCGCCGACCGAGATCGCGGGATCATCGAGCACCGACCGCAGGATGCGGGCGTAGCGGTCGATGAACTGCTGCACTGTCCCTTCATCGAATAGGTCCGTCGTGTAACCGAATTCGATCAGAATGGGTCCCGGGACGCCATTCGCCTCACGTTGGTCGAGTACCTGGATGTGCAAGTCGGTCTTCGCAAGCCGCGTGTCGATCTCCAGCGCGCGCAGGCCGAGACCAGGCAGCTCGAGGTCGGCGGTAGAGAAGTTCTGGAAAGCGAAACCGACCTGGAACAACGGATTATGGGCGACCGACCGGACCGGGTTGAGCGCTTCCACCAGGCGTTCGAATGGAACGTCGGAATGTGCGAACGCACGCAGGTCGGTCTCGCGGGTCCGGGTCAACAACTCGGTGAAGCTCGCATCGAGGTCGACGCGGGTGCGCAGGACCAAGGTGTTGACGAACATTCCGATCAGGTCGTCGAGGGCGGCTTCGCCACGACCTGCCACGGGGGTGCCGATGGCGATGTCGGAGGTTCCGGACAGCCGCGACAGCAGCACCGCCAAGGCGGTCCGCATCACCATGAACAGTGTCGCGCCGTTGCCCAGAGCCAGTTCGAGCAAGGCGCGGTGCACTGTCGGAGTAAGGGTGAGCCGGACCGTGGCGCCGCGGAATGATTGCGCGGGTGGGCGTGGCCGGTCGCTGGGCAGCACCAACTGGTCGGGCAGGCCAGCCAACTCGGTCGTCCAGTAAGCGATCTGCCGCGCCACCAACGATTCCTGGTCGCCGTCGGAGCCCAGCAGCTCACGCTGCCACAGCGCGTAGTCCGCGTACTGCACCGTCAGCGGACGCCACGGCGGCGCCGTCCCGTTGCTCCGCGCGGTGAATGCGGTGGCGAGGTCCCGGATGAGCGGAACAGTAGACGAACCGTCGGCGCAGATGTGGTGGACGACGAACACCACAACGTAGTCGTGCGGAGTGCGGAACAACCGCACATCCACCGGCACCTCGGCGGCGACATCGAATCCGCGCAGCGCGACCGCGCGCGCCAGGTCGTCGATCTCGTCGTCGGCCGCGGTGACAGGGGTGAGATCCGCAACCGCAGGGCTCGTCACCAGCACCACCTGATGTGGTCCGTCCCCGTCGACCGGGTACACGGTCCGCAAGCTCTCGTGCCGCTGCACGACATCGGTGAGCGCAGACCGCAAGACGGTCACGTCCAGATCCCCGGACAACCGCACCGCGAACGAGATGTTGTCCACGGCGGAATCGGTGTCGAACTGGTTGAGCAACCAATATCGCTGCTGCGCATGCGACAACGGGATGCGAGACGGCCGCGGCCTCCTGGTCAATACTGGTCGCACATCCGCTTCGGCATCCACCGAACGCCGGGCCAACCCGGCAACAGTCGGTGCTTCGAACAGCTCACGCACACCGAGGCCGGTTCCCAGTGCCGCGTTGATCCGCGCCAACACCCGCATGCCGACGAGCGAATTGCCGCCCAGGTCGAAGAAGCTGTCGTCCAGACCGACGCGTTCGGCGCCGAGCAGTTCCGCGAAGGCCGCGCTGATCACCTGCTCGGCGGGGGTGGACGCCGCCCGGTAGACCGGTGCCGACAACTGGACTTCGACGGCGGGCAGCGCCCGACGATCGAGTTTGCCGCTCGCGGTGAGCGGAAGGCTGGGCATCGGAATGATGTGCTGCGGAACCATATAGGCGGGCAGCGACCGCGCAGCGTGATCAGCCAGCTCCGCCGTATCGATGTCGGCGCCCGCGGTGGGAACGACATAGCAGGCCAGGAAGTCACCCACATGCTGGTCGTGCCGTACGACGACGACGGCGTGGTCTATCGATGGATGCGCAGCGAAGGTAGCTTCGATTTCGCCCAGTTCGATGCGCAGCCCACGTAACTTGACCTGAAAATCGGTGCGGCCGAGGAACTCCAGGTTTCCGTCCGGCAATCTCCGGACCAGATCACCGGTTCGGTACATCCGGGTGCCGATCGCACCGAACGGGTCGGCGACGAATCGGCCCGCGGAGGCCGGGCTGTCACCGAGGTAGGCCCGTGCCAGCTGTACGCCGGACAGGTAGAGCTCCCCTGGCACGCCCGGTGGCACGAGGTGTAGTCGTGAATCCAGCACATACGCGCCGGTGTTGGGGACCGGCGTACCGATCGGGACCGCACCGAGATGGTGGGGGCTGCACCGGAACACCGTGGACGTCACGGTGGCTTCGGTCGGGCCGTAGGTGTTGTCGACGATGATGTCGTGCCGGAGGCGCTCGAGCACAGTCGGCGAAAGTTGCTCGCCGCCGATCGACAGATACCGCAGGCTCGACGGCAGTTCGGCGCGATCGGCCAACAGCAGCGCCAGCATCGATGGCACGAACTCGAGGATGCTCACTCGGTGCGTCCGTGCCTGTGCGATCAGATAGCCGGGGTCGAGATGGCCGTCATGCCGCGCGACGACGAGTCGCGCGCCGATCTGCAATGGCAGGAACAGCTCCCACACCGAGGCATCGAACGCGAACGGTGTCTTGTGCAGGACCGCGTCGGTGGGACCCAGCTCGTAGTGCGCCCGCATCCACGCCATCTGGTTGACCACCGATCGGTGGCTGACCACAACACCTTTCGGACGGCCGGTGGAGCCGGAGGTGTAGATGACATATGCGGCGTTGTCCGGGCGCAACGACGCCGACCTGTCGCTGTCGGAGATCGGCGCCGCACTCATGTCCGTCACGTCGAGCGCGTCCAACAGCACCACCGGACATCCGGGTGCACTATCCAGCTCCACACCGTTCACGGTGAGCACGAGGACGGGGGCACTGCTCGTCAACACATGGGCGATCCGCGCATCGGGATGATCCGGATCGATCGGCACGTACGCACCGCCGGCTCGCAGGACCGCATAGACCGCGACCAACTGCTGCATCGAACGCCGAACAGCGATGCCCACCCGTGATTCCGGACCGACTCCGGCCGCGACAAGATACCGTGCGAGCCGGTTCACCCGCGCATCGAACTCCCCGTAGGTCCACTGGTCGTCGCCGAAGACCAGCGCCGTGGCATCAGGCGTTCGGATGACCTGGGCGTCGAACAAGTCCAGCAGCGTTCCGG
The DNA window shown above is from Nocardia sp. NBC_01730 and carries:
- a CDS encoding non-ribosomal peptide synthetase, which produces MSVGRAKKPVRVRPVRARQQTVNTLPRQLAAAVEADPDGTAVSHDGVALSYRELDEVSSRLARVLIARNVGPGDLVVVAIAPSIESVSAMWAVAKAGAGFVLVDATAPVERVAHLLVDATPAIGITTGTTLPDRESGAGRNLRSAIEWLVLDDPEFRRELVHWSAESVSYEDRLRPIRAEDVAYVAYTWSTTGTVDVVRVTQAEVATIGARRTMFPLPPSEPVSDFLSAMSAPSTFRRAPRDNDCSPGPHPGEEITLVEVFERVVAAYPDATAVKFGTETLTYRELAGHVNKLARKLVALGAGPETLVAVVLPRSLDLVVALLATVQAGGGYLPVDPAYPVDRIAYLLSDADPVCVVTTAGVPVLAEVPVLELDRIDLSDIDDSPVTDRDRRSPLRPGNVAYVIYTSGSTGRPKGMQIPHRNVVTLFANTRSLFAFDHRDVWTMFHSYAFDFSVWEMWGPLLHGGTLVVVDYLTSRSPEQFLELLRGEQVTVLNQTPSAFYQLADADRAASAATEHAPLSLRYIVFGGEALDFRRLGDWFDRGASTAKLVNMYGTTETTVHATHYRLSAATSSTIGAAIPGLRIWVLDQWLRPVPVGVKGELYIAGEQLGRGYLGRAGLTSGRFVADPFAADGTRLYRSGDLARWNSDGDLVYLGRADSQVKVRGFRIELGEIEAAVLAVESVHQAVVIVREDTPGDQRIVAYLVGRPDVAVVRDAVARVLPAHMVPTTFVVIDAIPLTAHGKLDRQALPAPVVATAVFRAPASLIEVTVADIFADVLGVERVGLDDDFFALGGNSLLATQAVARIKARIDAEFSARVLFEVSTVAEFSARISPLAGQGGRPPLVPRPRPARIPLSFAQQRMWVLNQFDTASAAYNIPFALRLTGTIDPDALQAALRDVVERHEPLRTIYPDSADGPFQQLLSPQTAPTLEPQPTTATDIPARIRTAVSVGFDLTSDVPMRASLFRLAPHEHVLVLVAHHIACDGMSLAPLARDFAAAYQARVAGAVPGWRRLPVQYADYALWQRELLGDEDDEQSLSSRQAAYWVRQLTGSPELLALPWDRPRPTTPSGRGGIVEFSVDANVTDGLRRLAAEHSATLFMVVHTALVAVLARLSGNTDITVGTQVAGRGDGALDELVGMFGNTLVLRAEVQPEESFSRLLARVRDTDLAAYDHADLSIDRVVELLRPGHSLSYAPLFQVLLMLQNFAQPRIELPGLGITQMVFDTEVAKVDLGVTLTENTDEDGKSILLGEIGYAQDLFDHATAESFARRYIAVLESVSRDEFTPVGDIAILSESESALLGASDNTAAPAPSGTLLDLFDAQVIRTPDATALVFGDDQWTYGEFDARVNRLARYLVAAGVGPESRVGIAVRRSMQQLVAVYAVLRAGGAYVPIDPDHPDARIAHVLTSSAPVLVLTVNGVELDSAPGCPVVLLDALDVTDMSAAPISDSDRSASLRPDNAAYVIYTSGSTGRPKGVVVSHRSVVNQMAWMRAHYELGPTDAVLHKTPFAFDASVWELFLPLQIGARLVVARHDGHLDPGYLIAQARTHRVSILEFVPSMLALLLADRAELPSSLRYLSIGGEQLSPTVLERLRHDIIVDNTYGPTEATVTSTVFRCSPHHLGAVPIGTPVPNTGAYVLDSRLHLVPPGVPGELYLSGVQLARAYLGDSPASAGRFVADPFGAIGTRMYRTGDLVRRLPDGNLEFLGRTDFQVKLRGLRIELGEIEATFAAHPSIDHAVVVVRHDQHVGDFLACYVVPTAGADIDTAELADHAARSLPAYMVPQHIIPMPSLPLTASGKLDRRALPAVEVQLSAPVYRAASTPAEQVISAAFAELLGAERVGLDDSFFDLGGNSLVGMRVLARINAALGTGLGVRELFEAPTVAGLARRSVDAEADVRPVLTRRPRPSRIPLSHAQQRYWLLNQFDTDSAVDNISFAVRLSGDLDVTVLRSALTDVVQRHESLRTVYPVDGDGPHQVVLVTSPAVADLTPVTAADDEIDDLARAVALRGFDVAAEVPVDVRLFRTPHDYVVVFVVHHICADGSSTVPLIRDLATAFTARSNGTAPPWRPLTVQYADYALWQRELLGSDGDQESLVARQIAYWTTELAGLPDQLVLPSDRPRPPAQSFRGATVRLTLTPTVHRALLELALGNGATLFMVMRTALAVLLSRLSGTSDIAIGTPVAGRGEAALDDLIGMFVNTLVLRTRVDLDASFTELLTRTRETDLRAFAHSDVPFERLVEALNPVRSVAHNPLFQVGFAFQNFSTADLELPGLGLRALEIDTRLAKTDLHIQVLDQREANGVPGPILIEFGYTTDLFDEGTVQQFIDRYARILRSVLDDPAISVGDISIVDDAEQVRLLSLSMGTDRRTPDETLVGLFDTQVAAAPDALAIVCGAVRLSYAQLDARVNRLARHLISLGVGPESVVALAIPRSIDLVVAMYAVAKAGGAYLPLDPDQPLERLQWVLDAARPVVELTATAMAAVDLSVHSAARVTDDDRLAPLRPGNTAYVLFTSGSTGRPKAVAITHGAIANQLLWKTAEFSLAPDDRVLVKTTATFDLSVWEYWCGPVSGGALVLASADGHREPAYLNDLIRTEGVTTLHVVPAMLDALLDACGGTLPDPLRRVLAIGEALPRATATRFRQNNSAHLFNLYGPTEAAVSATAYSVSDSRPGSVPIGTPVWNTQALVLDSRLHPVPHGVPGELYLAGAQLARGYHHRPELTADRFVANPMGPAGGRMYRTGDLVTQRASGELEYLGRNDFQIKLRGFRIEPGEIEAALATHPSVSRAVVVPHNDPLLGDRLVGYVVPAGRELDIEALRTTIAVVLPSYMVPSVFVVLDEIPMNTNGKVDRKALPEPVFQAHEFRAPSSPIEELVAHSFAEVLGVHRVGLDDDFFAIGGNSLVATQVAARLGVALDTQVPVRTLFEAPTVAELAARVARLAGAGGRPALTARPRPKRIPLSLAQQRMWFLNRFDPRSAAYHIPIAVRLSGQLDVSALRSAVVDVILRHEVLRTVYPTTEDGPVQEILPIEHAMPDTAVTTVPADELADRLYTLATTPFDVTSTVPVRVGLFELGPREHVLALVVHHIAADGSSVRPLTRDVMRAYTARGAAGEAPDWSPLPVQYADYALWQRAAVGSENDADSLAAQQISYWRAALADLPGQLDLPSDRPRPAVQSLAADTVHWQIDADTHQALISLARQHGATLFMVLHSAFAVLLARMSCTGDIVIGVPVAGRADRALDDLIGMFVNTLVLRSRIDESEPFTALLARQRDTDVQAYANADIPFERLVEILDPPRSTARHPLFQVGLAFQNMARTELELPGLTVAGMAVDIATSQFDLDLTVADGYADDGTPTGIGGVLTYATDLFDASTAQEFANRLVRILSAVVANPLLAVGDIELLDEVERSRVLVEWNDTDHPIVARASVMSAFEERVVLDPDAPAVVFGQECLTYMQLDARANRLARWLIGQGVGPNALVVSAMRRSLDQVIAMYAIAKAGGTYVPLDPDQPDERLRHVLDSAAPHCVLTSTPDEFTLAPATTVDTLDLSTLSAAPIADDERVCPLRPEHAAYVIYTSGSTGLPKGVAVSHAALGNQLAWMRAEYRVDAADVYLQKTAATFDVSLWGYFLPLQTGARLILAAPDGHRDPRYLSRMILEHQVSITDFVPSLLAVFAAHAPARALASLRAVLVIGEALPPETVRAFHAVAAAEVHNLYGPTEAAVSITHRQVSATDTAVLIGTPEWNSQVFVLDSRLRPVPAGVTGELYLAGAQLADGYHRRPDLTADRFVANPLGAPGTRMYRTGDLVRWTRAGALDYLGRVDFQVKVRGQRIELGEIETALLADPTVAQAVATVTTGATGDQLVGYVVPAGGAHVDAAELRESLTRVLPSYMVPSTVLVLDTFPVNTSGKLDRSALPQPVFRPRDFLAPSTPIEHLIANAFTEVLGVPLVGVEDSFFELGGTSLLAFTLHQALAARLDRELPMSALFGAPTVRGLAARVAGQDVPVHSPAMIAADAVLGLEIGIADLAPVHAGPARDVLLTGATGFVGAYLLRELVDRTEAQVWCLVRADSVRQGRDRIRSALQAYRLWDDTLEARVVPVPGDLAEPSFGLADADFARLAARVDAIYHNGARVNHVEPYPLLRATNVEGTREVLRLATTQRIKPVHFVSTADTVVPATVVSGSVLREATRIDADELPAHGYVASKWAAEQLILQAAERGVPARVYRPGLVSGDFQLGVNNVDDAFWNMIRAAAILGIAPDVGDATIALVPVSYVAAAIVAISTEPVADIVYHLVNEKPVALRDILECLRRRGLPVASETLDTVQLRLADEARTRNAAGDDSLVRAVLLSGNYAGGTTDIVLDDTNTRKALGQNGIRCPAIDETVLDIYIGSFIASGFLPEPNGAPRAESGTATSTRQDG